In Sphingobacterium sp. SYP-B4668, the sequence TAGTTTTATATAAATTATTAGTGCTCGTATTGCAGATTTAACATCACCTTCCTTAATAAAGCGAGAGGCTGTTTCTCTTATCTTCTTTTTATATACCTTAAACTTTGAATTTGCAATTTTCCATCCATAATGAGCAACAATAATACTCCATTTGTCAAGCTCAAAATTAGGATCTCCTTGTGTAGAACTTAGTCCGCCTCCTGCGAACCGTGCAATAGTCAAGGGTATATATATGGGGTTAGTGGTCGAGATTGTCCTCAAGTTAAAATCATAATCAGCACAAACTGCGTACTGAGTGTTATATTCGTTATTGGCAGCAAAAAGTGTATGATGGTAAAATATAGATTGATGACAAATATTGTGTCGAAGAAAATCTTCAAGCGGTATTTCACCTTTATAAATTTCTCCATCCTTTGCCCATGGTGTACCTCCATCTATCATTACATTGCCATATACAAGTTTGGAATCAGCACAGGTCAAATAAGGGGCGCAACTACTTAGAGTATGGTCTTCAAATAAAGCATCATCACTACCTAAAAACAGAAACCAATCCCCTCTCGCTCTTCGTAGCGCCTTATTCATCGCATCATAGACGCCTTCGTCAGTTTCTGAATTAAAAATAATACGCCTATCACCAAATCTTTGGACTAAGCTTTTTGTCTGATCGGTAGATCCTCCATCTTGTACAATGATTTCATAATCCACCCAATCCTGCTTAATGATACTTTCAATACAGCGCTCAATAGTTCTTGCCGAATTGAAAGTGGGGATAATGATGCTAAAAAAAGGCATGTCTAGCTAAATAATGATTTGATTTTTTGCAAAAACGAAGGTTTATTCTTTTTGTAATATTCTTTAATATGTCTCCAGTCGTCTCCAACAGGTTCTTCAGACTCATCAATTCTTTCACCTACAAATCTATATTTTTTTCTACTGATGGGAAATTTTCTACCCTCAAAGAATTCATCATGCACCGTTTTGCTATCCTGAAAATCTTGATAAATAGTTTCGAGAAAAGTTTGGTCGACGCCGTATTCTTGATGTTGTTGACGACCGACAAATTGTTGAATCAAGTCATACATTTTAAGATATCCGGATTTAATTCCCCACATTCCTCCAAGAATCCCCAATTTGCTGGCTCCAAATGGAATCTGATGAAAAGGATGATCTCGCATCACATGAAGAATCGTACCATCGGCAATCCACTCTCCTACTGCTAAGGCCTCTCTTTTTGAAATACGAGAATCAGCGTCTCTAAAAATGGCTCGTTCACAGTCTTCTCTATCAACCACAAAAAATCTCCAAAACAATGGATGAATAGATTCGTCGGTTATCAATACCAACTCTACGTTTCGCTCCTTGAGTTTATCCAAAATATCATCTGGAACATTCTTATCATGGAAAACAATCATACTCCACCCAGGATAAATATCCTGCAATGCATCTGCATTTTTGACCGCTCCAATCGTGTAAAGAGGAAGCTCTCCCCAAAGACTAAAAGAGAGATATTTCTTTCTATTCATACATCTAGTCAGTAATATTTTTCAAAAAAACACCTGTTTAAGCAGGTCAGATATATTTTATAGCAAGAACAGAAAATAAAATATACCCCAAATTGACGAATAAATATTTATACTTGCTAATAAATTCAAATATTAATCCATATAATGGATAAGCATTTTTTAGCATTCCGTTCATGAAATTATCGATTATCACTATTAATCTCAATAACAAATTGGGCTTGATAAAGACGCTACAATCCATACAACAACAGACCGTTCAAGATTTCCAACATATTGTTATAGATGGCGATTCTACCGATGGAGGTAAAGACATTATTGCAAGCAACACCCGTATAAACAACTGGATATCAGAAAAAGATTCAGGTGTATATGATGCCATGAATAAAGGTATAAAGCTAGCAACTGGTGAATACTTGTTATTTCTGAACAGTGGAGATACCTTGTATGAAGCGCATACCATCGAAAAAATCTTTACTGATTTACGTCTTGAAGATGTGATTTATGGCAATCTTATGATTGACGACAAGGAAAGTCCATATGTATACCAATTTCCAAAATCACTAAGCTTTAAATTCTTGTTTCACAATTTTCTAGGTCATCCATCAACATTCATGAAAAGACGGCTTTTTGAAGATTTTGGGCCTTATGATTTAACGTATAAAATTGCTGCAGATTGGGCCTTCATGGTTAAGGTGATTGCAAAAGAGAATGTTACAACAAAACATATAGAACAAACTATTGCAATATTCGACATGGACGGGATGAGTGCTGACCCAAAAAATGTCCCCATAATGCTTGAAGAACGAAAACATTTTCTCCAAAAGACCTTCCCACTTTTCTATGAAGACTATCTGGATATTCAGCAGACCGAACATGCTTTGGAAAGGATAAAATCATCGAAAGGGTTCAAGATATTGAGGGCCCTTGGCGTGAAAAAATTCAAGTAGATGTGTCCTGCAACATTATCCTGAGCATCATGCTTGAAAAAAGGGACGGACACATGCAATATTAGATTAATTTCTGGTAAACATCGATAGTTTTATCCACACAATCGTCTAGTGAGTATCGTTGCAACTGTTTGCGCCCTTTTTTTATTAGATCGAGACGATAATCAGGGTGCATCAATAAGTACTCCATTCTTTCTACCAAAGAATCCAATTCCTCTGTTTCAAAATAGACAGCGGCATCTTCGGCTATTTCGGGAAAACAACTAGCATCGCTCAACAAAATTGGGCATTCATTTTTAAATGCTTCTAGTATGGGCAAACCGAAGCCCTCATACATAGACGGGTAGACAAAGTACAACGCATTTTTATACAATGTA encodes:
- a CDS encoding glycosyltransferase family 2 protein, producing the protein MPFFSIIIPTFNSARTIERCIESIIKQDWVDYEIIVQDGGSTDQTKSLVQRFGDRRIIFNSETDEGVYDAMNKALRRARGDWFLFLGSDDALFEDHTLSSCAPYLTCADSKLVYGNVMIDGGTPWAKDGEIYKGEIPLEDFLRHNICHQSIFYHHTLFAANNEYNTQYAVCADYDFNLRTISTTNPIYIPLTIARFAGGGLSSTQGDPNFELDKWSIIVAHYGWKIANSKFKVYKKKIRETASRFIKEGDVKSAIRALIIYIKLKF
- a CDS encoding glycosyltransferase family 2 protein, encoding MKLSIITINLNNKLGLIKTLQSIQQQTVQDFQHIVIDGDSTDGGKDIIASNTRINNWISEKDSGVYDAMNKGIKLATGEYLLFLNSGDTLYEAHTIEKIFTDLRLEDVIYGNLMIDDKESPYVYQFPKSLSFKFLFHNFLGHPSTFMKRRLFEDFGPYDLTYKIAADWAFMVKVIAKENVTTKHIEQTIAIFDMDGMSADPKNVPIMLEERKHFLQKTFPLFYEDYLDIQQTEHALERIKSSKGFKILRALGVKKFK